One region of Drosophila subobscura isolate 14011-0131.10 chromosome J, UCBerk_Dsub_1.0, whole genome shotgun sequence genomic DNA includes:
- the LOC117895141 gene encoding zinc finger CCCH domain-containing protein 3 isoform X1, with protein sequence MLPHLSTEEMLPSATRKVYINPNFQMALQGRIAHPFQPLQQQQQSQPPAIHINPHFLQRQQAMYEEFRRQERIQEMQQQVSVPFHQERVVPAAKVRPHIPASTTQAKIISKASTCLVRKAPVKAAPLRVPSPVVVVPQPPLVSISKRKIVRQPAVKPTITPTSTPPPPAKRTKYKLVRAISLTFTPLVKKRRTLGEFVGQYALQRTNETEAAEKPSSSKPQVVKASVNKSLSMVSIHGVMYKKISKNKLTKLDARTGAVAKSTTNRTLKRTVSGRTLLVSGNKFIIDPSGCRLTRVPALNVAATSSAAASGASQLHGNRTTLRRIDIGGLTYVASAKTKNVFIRTTNHVSRAHLITARQRSLTLLNKSLVKTNVPCAIYQKLGKCAAHSRGKCRKLHDKRQVTICPSFLRGECTKTDCLLSHNVTLEKMPVCRYYLRGVCVREDCPYLHKKLSRNTEICIDFVRGYCPLAAECNKRHEFACPELERNGTCELAKCRFCKQTSKRLIKPKPRTKRKSVSIQEAPQTAASPGPSPSTEQPSSSRYFRCEDEQTSQDETSALEHPSNGDAEEELPVEEDAGPVSFRRRPKLGALPAFIPLGDEE encoded by the exons ATGTTGCCCCACCTAAGCACCGAGGAAATGCTGCCGTCCGCAACGCGAAAAGTGTATATTAATCCCAATTTTCAGATGGCTCTGCAAGGCCGAATTGCTCATCCGTTTCAGCccctgcaacagcagcaacagtctcAGCCGCCTGCCATCCATATAAACCCGCACTTtctgcagcgccagcaggcCATGTACGAGGAGTTTCGCCGTCAGGAGCGGATCCAGGAGATGCAGCAACAGGTCTCCGTTCCATTCCACCAAGAAAGGGTGGTGCCCGCTGCCAAGGTGAGGCCACATATTCCAGCCAGCACAACGCAGGCAAAGATCATAAGTAAGGCGAGTACTTGCCTGGTGCGAAAGGCGCCCGTTAAGGCTGCGCCGCTGCGTGTGCCCTCGCCCGTTGTGGTCGTACCCCAGCCGCCACTTGTCAGCATATCCAAACGGAAAATCGTGCGCCAGCCAGCTGTAAAGCCAACGATTACCCCCACTTCCACGCCACCACCGCCTGCAAAGCGCACAAAATACAAGCTGGTGCGCGCCATCTCCCTAACATTTACGCCGCTGGTCAAGAAGCGACGCACCCTGGGCGAATTTGTGGGTCAATACGCGCTACAGCGTACCAACGAGACGGAGGCAGCCGAAAAGCCGAG TAGCTCCAAGCCGCAGGTGGTTAAGGCCAGCGTTAACAAGTCCCTGAGCATGGTCAGCATACATGGAGTGATGTACAAGAAGATATCGAAGAACAAGCTCACCAAACTGGATGCCCGTACCGGAGCTGTGGCCAAATCCACGACAAACAGAACCCTCAAGCGAACAGTGTCTGGCCGTACGCTGCTTGTCAGCGGCAACAAGTTCATCATCGATCCCTCGGGCTGCCGTCTAACCAGAGTGCCTGCTTTAAACGTGGCAGCAACGTcatcagcagctgccagtggTGCAAGCCAACTGCACGGCAATAGAACCACTCTACGCCGCATCGATATCGGTGGCCTGACCTACGTGGCCTCGGCCAAGACCAAGAACGTGTTCATTCGCACCACGAATCATGTGTCGCGCGCCCACTTGATCACCGCCAGGCAACGCAGTCTGACGCTGCTCAACAAGTCGCTGGTGAAGACGAATGTGCCGTGTGCCATTTACCAGAAGCTCGGTAAATGCGCGGCGCACAGTCGCGGAAAGTGCCGCAAATTGCACGATAAGCGGCAGGTCACCATTTGTCCAAG CTTTCTGCGCGGCGAATGCACCAAAACCGACTGCCTGCTTTCGCACAATGTGACGCTGGAGAAGATGCCCGTTTGCCGCTACTATCTGCGAGGCGTTTGTGTGCGCGAGGACTGCCCATATCTGCACAAGAAGCTCAGCCGCAACACCGAGATCTGTATTGATTTTGTGCGCGGCTACTGCCCGCTTGCTGCCGAG TGCAACAAGCGTCACGAGTTTGCCTGTCCCGAGCTGGAGCGCAACGGCACCTGCGAGCTTGCCAAGTGCCGCTTCTGCAAGCAAACCTCAAAGCGGCTGATAAAACCCAAGCCCAGAACGAAGAGAAAATCTGTCAGCATTCAGGAAGCTCCACAGACTGCTGCtagcccaggcccaagcccaagcacTGAGCAGCCCAGTAGTTCTCGGTACTTTAGGTGCGAAGACGAACAGACGAGCCAGGACGAGACCTCTGCCCTTGAGCATCCATCAAATGGAGATGCAGAAGAAGAGCTGCCCGTGGAGGAGGATGCGGGACCAGTTAGCTTCCGACGACGACCAAAGTTAGGGGCACTGCCTGCCTTCATACCACTAGGTGATGAGGAATGA
- the LOC117895141 gene encoding zinc finger CCCH domain-containing protein 3 isoform X2, giving the protein MLPHLSTEEMLPSATRKVYINPNFQMALQGRIAHPFQPLQQQQQSQPPAIHINPHFLQRQQAMYEEFRRQERIQEMQQQVSVPFHQERVVPAAKVRPHIPASTTQAKIISKASTCLVRKAPVKAAPLRVPSPVVVVPQPPLVSISKRKIVRQPAVKPTITPTSTPPPPAKRTKYKLVRAISLTFTPLVKKRRTLGEFVGQYALQRTNETEAAEKPSSKPQVVKASVNKSLSMVSIHGVMYKKISKNKLTKLDARTGAVAKSTTNRTLKRTVSGRTLLVSGNKFIIDPSGCRLTRVPALNVAATSSAAASGASQLHGNRTTLRRIDIGGLTYVASAKTKNVFIRTTNHVSRAHLITARQRSLTLLNKSLVKTNVPCAIYQKLGKCAAHSRGKCRKLHDKRQVTICPSFLRGECTKTDCLLSHNVTLEKMPVCRYYLRGVCVREDCPYLHKKLSRNTEICIDFVRGYCPLAAECNKRHEFACPELERNGTCELAKCRFCKQTSKRLIKPKPRTKRKSVSIQEAPQTAASPGPSPSTEQPSSSRYFRCEDEQTSQDETSALEHPSNGDAEEELPVEEDAGPVSFRRRPKLGALPAFIPLGDEE; this is encoded by the exons ATGTTGCCCCACCTAAGCACCGAGGAAATGCTGCCGTCCGCAACGCGAAAAGTGTATATTAATCCCAATTTTCAGATGGCTCTGCAAGGCCGAATTGCTCATCCGTTTCAGCccctgcaacagcagcaacagtctcAGCCGCCTGCCATCCATATAAACCCGCACTTtctgcagcgccagcaggcCATGTACGAGGAGTTTCGCCGTCAGGAGCGGATCCAGGAGATGCAGCAACAGGTCTCCGTTCCATTCCACCAAGAAAGGGTGGTGCCCGCTGCCAAGGTGAGGCCACATATTCCAGCCAGCACAACGCAGGCAAAGATCATAAGTAAGGCGAGTACTTGCCTGGTGCGAAAGGCGCCCGTTAAGGCTGCGCCGCTGCGTGTGCCCTCGCCCGTTGTGGTCGTACCCCAGCCGCCACTTGTCAGCATATCCAAACGGAAAATCGTGCGCCAGCCAGCTGTAAAGCCAACGATTACCCCCACTTCCACGCCACCACCGCCTGCAAAGCGCACAAAATACAAGCTGGTGCGCGCCATCTCCCTAACATTTACGCCGCTGGTCAAGAAGCGACGCACCCTGGGCGAATTTGTGGGTCAATACGCGCTACAGCGTACCAACGAGACGGAGGCAGCCGAAAAGCCGAG CTCCAAGCCGCAGGTGGTTAAGGCCAGCGTTAACAAGTCCCTGAGCATGGTCAGCATACATGGAGTGATGTACAAGAAGATATCGAAGAACAAGCTCACCAAACTGGATGCCCGTACCGGAGCTGTGGCCAAATCCACGACAAACAGAACCCTCAAGCGAACAGTGTCTGGCCGTACGCTGCTTGTCAGCGGCAACAAGTTCATCATCGATCCCTCGGGCTGCCGTCTAACCAGAGTGCCTGCTTTAAACGTGGCAGCAACGTcatcagcagctgccagtggTGCAAGCCAACTGCACGGCAATAGAACCACTCTACGCCGCATCGATATCGGTGGCCTGACCTACGTGGCCTCGGCCAAGACCAAGAACGTGTTCATTCGCACCACGAATCATGTGTCGCGCGCCCACTTGATCACCGCCAGGCAACGCAGTCTGACGCTGCTCAACAAGTCGCTGGTGAAGACGAATGTGCCGTGTGCCATTTACCAGAAGCTCGGTAAATGCGCGGCGCACAGTCGCGGAAAGTGCCGCAAATTGCACGATAAGCGGCAGGTCACCATTTGTCCAAG CTTTCTGCGCGGCGAATGCACCAAAACCGACTGCCTGCTTTCGCACAATGTGACGCTGGAGAAGATGCCCGTTTGCCGCTACTATCTGCGAGGCGTTTGTGTGCGCGAGGACTGCCCATATCTGCACAAGAAGCTCAGCCGCAACACCGAGATCTGTATTGATTTTGTGCGCGGCTACTGCCCGCTTGCTGCCGAG TGCAACAAGCGTCACGAGTTTGCCTGTCCCGAGCTGGAGCGCAACGGCACCTGCGAGCTTGCCAAGTGCCGCTTCTGCAAGCAAACCTCAAAGCGGCTGATAAAACCCAAGCCCAGAACGAAGAGAAAATCTGTCAGCATTCAGGAAGCTCCACAGACTGCTGCtagcccaggcccaagcccaagcacTGAGCAGCCCAGTAGTTCTCGGTACTTTAGGTGCGAAGACGAACAGACGAGCCAGGACGAGACCTCTGCCCTTGAGCATCCATCAAATGGAGATGCAGAAGAAGAGCTGCCCGTGGAGGAGGATGCGGGACCAGTTAGCTTCCGACGACGACCAAAGTTAGGGGCACTGCCTGCCTTCATACCACTAGGTGATGAGGAATGA
- the LOC117895136 gene encoding pseudouridylate synthase 7 homolog produces the protein MGKERGRGRRNHQSRPYNKSNWRGQKKDRPQHNGNPRNRSAPQQKSTLLENQVGITEFTNADAPGFTGILKSRFSDFHVNEIDTEGHVLELNDSTVPKAAVEVVDPEKLVEWRKELEEVIGPEVWKDIASLAEAKFDPKTEQKVEIDVSSLDKDNRTKIHQLVKQLYTGKLVSTTMGQPQAKEKPQEEQQVKEEEEPVVLPVEEKKTIRIMKPKHGRGDNRWNFPGEYVTFLVHKTNIDTGEVASTLASRLNLRPSQVNYCGTKDKRAKTTQNFSIKRRSPDSIIKAARAIRNVFFGNFNFRSTTLRLGDLQGNRFRIALRHIAKERQADIEASLESLKERGFINYYGLQRFGNSASVPTYEVGVALLKRDYKLACELILKPRDTDMEFMRAIRAEWWEKRDSVAAAAKFYGDKFIEKKLLDGLARFGETDYSSALRQIPRNMLMLYPHAYQSLIFNRIASRRIKEFGLKLIPGDLVYVEQSEPMEEDNPVEPAETEAAEETDEDLADGVEEDVDAIALEEESVFKRKVRPLSEEDIASGKYKLSDVVLPLPGHDITYPANECGAWYEEMMAEVGLSSELLKHKEKTYALAGAYRKMIIQPNDLKWSFRRYNMPEDTLIASDFELMKGIPITPEPSEEEAKYLALVLEFSLPTAAYATMLLRELFKQDTSTATQMQLEQEAMTKKEDEEPTATPTETPIEEETVVEPEKEVVAEEAVEVVAGL, from the exons ATGGGCAAAGAACGGGGCAGGGGACGCAGAAACCATCAGTCTAGACCTTATAATAAGAGCAATTGGCGTGGCCAGAAGAAGGACCGTCCTCAGCACAATGGAAACCCACGCAACAG ATCAGCGCCACAGCAAAAGTCCACACTGCTCGAGAACCAGGTGGGCATAACGGAGTTCACCAATGCAGATGCACCTGGATTTACGGGCATTTTGAAGTCCCGCTTCTCCGACTTCCATGTCAACGAAATTGACACCGAGGGACACGTGCTGGAGCTGAATGATTCTACCGTGCCCAAGGCAGCTGTGGAGG TTGTGGACCCTGAGAAGTTAGTTGAGTGGcgcaaggagctggaggaggtgATTGGCCCAGAAGTCTGGAAGGATATAGCCAGCCTGGCAGAGGCTAAATTCGATCCAAAGACTGAGCAGAAGGTAGAGATCGATGTGAGCAGCCTGGACAAGGACAACCGCACGAAAATTCATCAACTGGTGAAGCAACTGTACACGGGCAAGCTCGTATCCACAACAATGGGGCAGCCGCAGGCTAAGGAGAAgccgcaggaggagcaacaggtaaaagaggaggaggaacccGTAGTTCTGCCAGTggaggaaaagaaaaccattcgCATAATGAAACCAAAGCATGGACGAG GCGACAATCGGTGGAACTTTCCTGGCGAATATGTCACCTTTTTGGTGCACAAAACGAATATAGATACCGGAGAGGTGGCCTCCACGCTAGCCTCGCGCCTCAA CTTGCGACCCTCGCAGGTCAACTACTGTGGCACCAAGGACAAGCGTGCCAAGACCACTCAAAATTTCTCTATTAAGCGCCGCTCGCCGGACAGCATAATCAAGGCAGCACGAGCCATCAGAAATGTCTTCTTCGGCAACTTTAACTTTAGATCGACGACCCTTAGGCTGGGTGATCTGCAGGGCAATCGTTTCCGCATCGCCTTGCGTCACATTGCCAAGGAGCGGCAGGCGGATATCGAGGCTTCGCTGGAGTCGCTCAAGGAGCGCGGCTTCATCAACTACTACGGGCTGCAGCGGTTTGGCAATAGTGCCAGTGTCCCAACCTATGAGGTGGGAGTGGCGCTGCTGAAGCGCGACTACAAATTGGCCTGCGAGCTGATCCTGAAGCCCCGCGACACGGACATGGAGTTCATGCGTGCCATACGAGCGGAATGGTGGGAGAAACGTGACtctgtggcagcggctgccaagTTCTATGGCGACAAGTTCATcgagaagaagctgctggatgGCCTGGCCAGATTTGGGGAGACGGATTACTCCTCAGCCTTGCGGCAGATACCGCGCAACATGCTGATGCTGTATCCGCATGCGTATCAGAGCCTGATCTTCAACCGCATCGCCTCGCGTAGAATCAAGGAGTTCGGCCTAAAGCTTATACCCGGCGACTTGGTGTATGTGGAGCAGTCGGAGCCCATGGAGGAGGATAACCCAGTTGAACCAGCAGAGACTGAAGCTGCGGAAGAGACTGATGAAGATCTCGCAGACGGTGTCGAAGAGGATGTCGATGCCATTGCCCTGGAAGAGGAATCGGTGTTCAAGCGCAAAGTGCGACCACTGAGCGAGGAGGACATTGCCAGCGGCAAGTATAAGCTCTCCGATGTggtcctgcccctgcccggCCATGACATCACATATCCCGCCAACGAGTGCGGTGCATGGTACGAGGAGATGATGGCCGAGGTGGGCCTCTCCTCGGAGCTGCTGAAGCACAAGGAGAAGACGTACGCCTTGGCGGGTGCCTACCGCAAGATGATCATTCAGCCGAACGACTTGAAGTGGAGTTTCAGGCGCTACAACATGCCCGAAGACACCCTGATAGCCTCGGACTTTGAGCTGATGAAGGGCATTCCCATCACGCCTGAACCctccgaggaggaggccaagtACTTGGCTCTCGTTCTGGAGTTCTCATTGCCCACAGCTGCCTATGCCACCATGCTGCTGCGCGAGCTGTTCAAGCAGGACACCTCAACGGCCACACAaatgcagctggagcaggaggcgATGACTAAGAAGGAGGATGAGGAACCCACCGCAACCCCAACAGAAACTCCAAttgaggaggagactgtggtgGAGCCAGAGAAGGAGGTGGTAGCAGAGGAGGCGGTAGAGGTGGTGGCGGGGCTGTAA